Proteins encoded by one window of Castor canadensis chromosome 2, mCasCan1.hap1v2, whole genome shotgun sequence:
- the LOC109676512 gene encoding trypsin-like: MSALLILALVGAAAALPVDDDKIVGGYTCAKNSVPYQVSLNSGSSHFCGGSLINSQWVVSAAHCYKSRIQVRLGEYNINVVEGNEQFIDASKIIRHPSYNSNTLDNDIMLIKLSSAATLNSQVATVSLPSSCASTGTQCLISGWGNTLSSGVSNPDLLQCLDAPVLSNANCVASYPGQITSNMICVGFLEGGKDSCQGDSGGPVVCNGKLQGIVSWGYGCAQKNKPGVYTKVCNYVDWIKSTISAN; encoded by the exons ATGAGTGCACTCCTGATCTTGGCCCTTGTGGGAGCTGCTG CTGCCTTACCTGTTGATGATGACAAGATCGTCGGAGGTTACACCTGTGCAAAAAATTCCGTTCCCTACCAGGTGTCTCTGAACTCTGGCTCCTCCCACTTCTGTGGTGGCTCCCTCATCAATAGCCAGTGGGTGGTGTCTGCAGCTCACTGCTATAAGTC CCGTATCCAGGTGAGACTGGGAGAGTATAACATCAATGTTGTTGAGGGAAATGAGCAGTTTATTGATGCTTCCAAGATCATTCGCCACCCCAGCTACAACTCAAATACCCTGGACAATGACATCATGTTGATCAAGCTCTCATCAGCTGCAACCCTCAACTCCCAAGTGGCCACTGTATCTCTGCCCAGCTCCTGTGCATCTACTGGAACCCAGTGTCTCATCTCCGGTTGGGGCAACACCCTAAGTTCTGGTG TCTCCAACCCAGACCTGCTGCAGTGCCTGGACGCTCCTGTGCTAAGTAATGCTAACTGTGTAGCCTCCTACCCTGGACAGATCACCAGTAACATGATCTGTGTTGGCTTCCTCGAGGGAGGCAAGGATTCCTGCCAG ggTGACTCTGGTGGCCCTGTAGTATGCAATGGAAAGCTCCAGGGAATTGTCTCCTGGGGCTATGGCTGTGCTCAGAAGAACAAACCTGGAGTGTACACAAAGGTGTGCAACTACGTGGACTGGATTAAGTCCACCATTTCTGCCAACTAA